The following are encoded together in the Microterricola viridarii genome:
- a CDS encoding glycoside hydrolase family 35 protein, with protein MNATPDHSSASRILTVQDGAFRRGGAEHRILSGAIHYFRVHPELWHDRLLRLRALGLNTIETYIPWNWHERVRGEIDFTGPRDVARFVQTAGDLGFDVILRPGPYICAEWDFGGLPGWLMAEPGIALRTMDPRFIDAADGWFDAITAVMRPLLASNGGPVVSVQVENEYGSFGDDAEYVRHCRDALTSRGIDVLLVTSDGPIAGMFAAGMVEGAHATVNFGSRTTEAFAALRTAQPEGPDMCMEFWNGWFDHWGEPHHVRSAADAAGTLEEMLSSGGSVNFYMAHGGTNFGLWNGCNTEDGKLQPTVTSYDYDAAVGEAGELSEKFYAFREILRRYATHEIPEPPALPGRLAAQEAAVSEWVSLRDSLGAFDAPERSALPRQMEQLGQDQGLVWYQASPLLDAGQVTLQVDGLADRATVLLDGVVAGIIDRNDAEHTLVVQTRTDGQPTELVIIVENQGRINFAGGLGEHKGLRSVRQGARFIHGWTSTALQIGQDGAIDPLRFDGSAAAAGPVFGRSTLTVDEQADGFIALPGWGKGFVWLNGFLLGRYWERGPQVTLYAPAPLWRAGENEIVVLEMERAGSRIELRSEPDLDGGRRAGIPKAAEFFD; from the coding sequence ATGAACGCGACCCCCGACCACTCATCCGCTTCCCGAATCCTGACGGTGCAGGATGGCGCATTCCGGCGAGGCGGCGCAGAGCACCGCATCCTGAGCGGAGCGATTCACTACTTCCGCGTTCACCCGGAGCTCTGGCACGATCGGCTGCTCCGGCTGCGTGCACTCGGACTGAACACCATCGAGACGTACATCCCCTGGAACTGGCACGAGCGGGTTCGCGGTGAGATCGACTTCACCGGCCCCCGCGACGTCGCCCGCTTCGTGCAGACGGCCGGCGATCTCGGTTTCGACGTGATCCTGCGCCCCGGCCCCTACATCTGCGCGGAATGGGACTTCGGCGGGCTCCCCGGCTGGCTGATGGCGGAGCCCGGCATAGCTCTGCGCACCATGGACCCCCGCTTCATCGACGCCGCCGACGGCTGGTTCGACGCCATCACCGCGGTGATGCGCCCGCTCCTGGCGAGCAACGGCGGCCCCGTCGTCTCGGTGCAGGTCGAGAACGAGTACGGCTCGTTCGGTGACGACGCCGAGTACGTGCGGCACTGCCGGGACGCCCTCACCTCGCGCGGCATCGACGTGCTGCTGGTGACCTCTGACGGGCCGATCGCTGGCATGTTCGCCGCGGGCATGGTGGAGGGCGCCCACGCGACCGTCAACTTCGGCTCGCGCACCACCGAGGCCTTCGCCGCGCTGCGCACGGCGCAGCCGGAGGGCCCGGACATGTGCATGGAGTTCTGGAACGGCTGGTTCGATCACTGGGGCGAGCCGCACCACGTGCGGAGCGCCGCGGACGCCGCGGGAACGCTCGAGGAGATGCTGAGCAGCGGCGGCAGCGTCAACTTCTACATGGCTCACGGTGGAACCAACTTCGGCCTGTGGAACGGCTGCAACACCGAGGACGGCAAGCTGCAGCCGACCGTCACCAGCTACGACTACGACGCCGCGGTCGGCGAGGCGGGCGAGCTGTCAGAGAAGTTCTACGCATTCCGGGAGATCCTGCGGCGCTACGCGACGCACGAGATCCCGGAGCCGCCCGCACTGCCCGGCCGCCTCGCGGCGCAGGAGGCCGCCGTCAGCGAGTGGGTGTCGCTGCGTGACTCGCTCGGCGCCTTCGACGCGCCGGAGCGTTCGGCCCTGCCGAGGCAGATGGAGCAGCTCGGCCAGGACCAGGGCCTCGTCTGGTACCAGGCCTCGCCGCTGCTGGACGCCGGTCAGGTCACGCTGCAGGTGGACGGCCTCGCCGACCGCGCAACCGTGCTGCTGGACGGCGTGGTCGCCGGCATCATCGACCGCAACGACGCCGAGCACACGCTCGTGGTGCAGACGCGCACCGACGGCCAGCCGACCGAGCTCGTCATCATCGTCGAGAACCAGGGGCGCATCAACTTCGCGGGAGGACTCGGCGAGCACAAGGGCCTCCGCAGCGTCCGCCAGGGCGCCCGGTTCATCCACGGCTGGACCAGCACCGCACTGCAGATCGGCCAGGACGGCGCGATCGACCCGCTCCGCTTCGACGGCTCCGCCGCGGCGGCCGGCCCGGTGTTCGGCCGCAGCACGCTGACCGTCGACGAGCAGGCAGACGGCTTCATCGCCCTGCCCGGCTGGGGCAAGGGCTTCGTCTGGCTGAACGGCTTCCTGCTTGGCCGCTACTGGGAGCGCGGCCCGCAGGTGACGCTGTATGCGCCTGCCCCGCTCTGGCGGGCCGGCGAGAACGAGATTGTGGTGCTCGAGATGGAGCGCGCGGGCTCCCGCATCGAGCTGCGCAGCGAGCCAGACCTGGACGGCGGTCGTCGCGCCGGCATCCCGAAGGCCGCCGAGTTCTTCGACTAA
- a CDS encoding RNA polymerase subunit sigma-70: MDPLDVDQLRTADPATGLRAVTALHRLAERIEATHVAAARRAGWSWEQIGDALGVTRQSVHAKYGKRESDV, translated from the coding sequence ATGGATCCCTTGGATGTTGACCAGCTCCGCACCGCCGACCCGGCAACAGGGCTGCGCGCCGTCACCGCTTTGCATCGACTTGCCGAGCGCATTGAGGCGACGCATGTCGCGGCGGCGCGCAGAGCCGGGTGGTCCTGGGAACAGATCGGTGATGCACTCGGTGTCACCCGCCAGTCGGTGCACGCCAAGTACGGAAAGCGAGAAAGCGATGTTTGA
- a CDS encoding dihydrolipoyl dehydrogenase family protein: MTAADDGPIEYDLIVIGAGPVGENVADRAKAGGLSVVIVEAELIGGECSFWACVPSKALLRPAAALAAARAVAGADAAITGTLDAAAVLRRRDDAVGDWDDASGAHWLEQTGIDLVRGHGRITGVRTVTVTPTDPALAPIQLRARHAVAVCTGSDAAVPDIPGLRAAAPWTSREATSAEEVPAHLAVIGGGTVGCEMATVFRSLGGAVTMIARRGLLGGMEPFAGEAVQASLTASGVEVLTGTTPTAVHRGPDGRVRIEFDGRPALEADEVLVATGRSPRTGELGLETVGLEPGGWITVDDTLRVPGSDWLYAVGDVNHRALLTHQGKYQARAAGDVIAARANGTAVDDAAWGVHAATADHAAVPQVTFTDPEVASVGLTAAAAARLSEQEGRGIRVIDYQLGWVSGASLHRDGYRGQVRAVIDTDREVLLGLTFVGPDVAELLHAATIAVVAEVPLNRLWHAVPAFPTLSEVWLRLLEEYGRPEAA; the protein is encoded by the coding sequence GTGACCGCTGCCGACGATGGCCCGATCGAGTATGACCTGATCGTGATCGGAGCGGGCCCGGTCGGTGAGAACGTGGCCGACCGCGCGAAGGCCGGCGGCCTGAGCGTGGTGATCGTCGAGGCCGAGTTGATCGGCGGCGAGTGCTCCTTCTGGGCCTGCGTTCCCTCGAAGGCGCTGCTCCGACCGGCGGCCGCGCTGGCGGCGGCCAGGGCCGTCGCGGGGGCGGATGCCGCCATCACCGGCACGCTGGACGCCGCCGCCGTGCTGCGCCGGCGAGACGACGCCGTCGGCGACTGGGACGACGCCAGCGGCGCGCACTGGCTCGAGCAGACCGGCATCGACCTGGTGCGCGGGCACGGCCGCATCACCGGGGTGCGCACCGTGACCGTCACCCCGACCGACCCTGCCCTGGCGCCGATCCAGCTGCGCGCCCGGCATGCCGTTGCCGTGTGCACCGGCTCGGACGCCGCCGTGCCCGACATCCCCGGCCTCCGCGCGGCAGCGCCGTGGACCAGCCGGGAGGCGACCTCCGCCGAGGAGGTTCCCGCACACCTGGCCGTCATCGGTGGCGGCACGGTCGGCTGCGAGATGGCGACCGTGTTCCGCTCGCTCGGCGGCGCTGTGACGATGATCGCCCGGCGCGGGCTGCTCGGCGGCATGGAGCCGTTCGCCGGCGAAGCCGTGCAGGCGTCGCTCACCGCCTCCGGCGTCGAAGTGCTGACCGGCACGACGCCGACCGCCGTGCACCGGGGGCCAGACGGCCGGGTGCGGATCGAGTTCGACGGCCGACCGGCACTCGAGGCCGACGAGGTGCTCGTCGCCACTGGGCGCTCCCCGCGCACCGGCGAGCTGGGCCTGGAGACGGTCGGGCTGGAGCCCGGCGGCTGGATCACCGTCGACGACACCCTGCGGGTGCCAGGCAGCGACTGGCTGTACGCGGTCGGCGATGTGAACCATCGAGCCCTGCTCACCCACCAGGGCAAGTACCAGGCGCGGGCGGCCGGCGACGTGATCGCGGCGCGCGCGAACGGCACCGCCGTCGACGACGCGGCGTGGGGCGTGCACGCGGCAACGGCCGACCATGCCGCCGTGCCGCAGGTGACGTTCACCGACCCGGAGGTCGCCTCGGTGGGGCTGACGGCCGCCGCGGCGGCGCGGCTTTCCGAGCAGGAGGGCCGCGGCATCCGCGTCATCGATTACCAGCTCGGCTGGGTCTCCGGCGCCAGCCTGCACCGCGACGGCTACCGCGGGCAGGTGCGCGCCGTCATCGACACCGACCGCGAGGTGCTGCTCGGCCTGACCTTCGTCGGGCCGGATGTCGCCGAGCTGCTGCACGCCGCCACGATTGCCGTCGTGGCCGAGGTGCCGCTGAACCGGCTCTGGCACGCCGTGCCGGCGTTCCCGACGCTCAGCGAGGTGTGGCTTCGGCTGCTCGAGGAGTACGGCCGGCCCGAGGCGGCCTGA
- a CDS encoding carbohydrate ABC transporter permease, with the protein MSTLTRPVAPERLASEQRAEANRRRRWREGRIGWGFFAPFAILFALTFVVPILVSIRSSFFTEKAAGDSLYGGGGLVETFAFLDNYAQVLGNAIFWEGMGRVLLFGAVQIPVMLGGALILALLLDSFIVRRVAFFRLAYFLPYAIPGVIAALVWTYIFSPGFSPINQALVALSDALAALLGSPVDLTIDFFAPGTIIASMATMTTWTFMGYNMLIFLAALQAIPHDLYEAARLDGASEFAIVRRIKVPMVGQATLLAVLLSIIGTVQLFNEPTVLAAVNPWMGNDYTPMMLAYSSMMGTTSPSGAGPASAVSISMALIAGILAAIFALVQKRSTR; encoded by the coding sequence ATGAGCACGCTAACGAGGCCAGTGGCCCCAGAGCGCCTGGCGAGTGAGCAGCGCGCAGAGGCCAACAGACGGCGCCGGTGGCGCGAGGGGCGCATCGGCTGGGGCTTCTTCGCCCCGTTCGCGATCCTCTTCGCGCTGACCTTCGTTGTGCCGATCCTCGTGTCGATCCGCTCCTCTTTCTTCACCGAGAAGGCAGCGGGAGACTCCCTCTACGGCGGGGGCGGGCTCGTCGAGACCTTCGCGTTCCTCGACAACTACGCCCAGGTGCTGGGCAACGCCATCTTCTGGGAGGGCATGGGCCGGGTTCTCCTCTTCGGCGCCGTCCAGATCCCGGTCATGCTCGGCGGCGCGCTGATCCTCGCTCTGCTGCTCGACTCGTTCATCGTCAGGCGAGTAGCGTTCTTCAGGCTCGCCTACTTCCTGCCGTACGCGATCCCCGGCGTCATCGCCGCCCTGGTCTGGACCTACATCTTCAGCCCCGGCTTCTCGCCGATCAACCAGGCGCTCGTCGCACTGTCGGACGCACTGGCGGCGCTGCTCGGCAGCCCCGTCGACCTGACCATCGACTTCTTCGCCCCCGGCACCATCATCGCGTCCATGGCGACGATGACCACCTGGACCTTCATGGGCTACAACATGCTGATCTTCCTGGCCGCCCTGCAGGCCATCCCGCACGACCTCTACGAGGCCGCACGCCTCGACGGCGCGAGCGAGTTCGCCATCGTGCGCCGCATCAAGGTGCCCATGGTGGGCCAGGCCACTCTGCTCGCCGTGCTCCTGTCGATCATCGGAACGGTGCAGCTGTTCAACGAGCCGACCGTGCTCGCCGCGGTGAACCCGTGGATGGGCAACGACTACACGCCGATGATGCTGGCCTACAGCTCGATGATGGGCACCACCAGCCCATCGGGTGCCGGACCGGCATCCGCCGTCTCGATCTCGATGGCGCTCATCGCGGGAATCCTCGCCGCCATCTTTGCCCTCGTTCAGAAGCGGAGCACTCGCTGA
- a CDS encoding siderophore-interacting protein translates to MKPNYRRFDVTVAGIRPLSPHFTRVTFAGPDLNEWGWYGADQRIKVVLPGEIWRTYTIRAARSALREVDVDFVSHGLTGPATRWLAGAAVGDALSLIGPDATSGAEPDGYVWRPGTARTLLLAADETAVPAVAVILEGLPADATGHVFLEVPSAGDALPLTAPAGVQITWLPRSTDDGHENEPLPFGGALVPAVTAWADAWAESCAQPAPAADAAGEEPAAEPASDGEYEILWEVPEESEPVGAPEQPASADLYAWMAGEAGAITGLRRHLVRERGVDRKQVAFMGYWKLGRSEN, encoded by the coding sequence ATGAAGCCCAATTACCGCCGTTTCGACGTCACCGTCGCCGGCATCCGCCCCCTCAGCCCCCACTTCACCCGGGTCACCTTCGCCGGCCCCGACCTGAACGAGTGGGGCTGGTACGGCGCCGACCAGCGCATCAAGGTGGTGCTGCCCGGCGAGATCTGGCGCACGTACACGATCCGCGCGGCGCGCTCCGCCCTGCGTGAGGTCGACGTGGACTTCGTCAGCCACGGGCTCACCGGCCCGGCCACGCGCTGGCTGGCCGGTGCGGCCGTCGGCGACGCCCTCTCCCTGATCGGGCCGGATGCCACCAGCGGGGCCGAACCGGACGGCTACGTCTGGCGGCCCGGCACCGCGCGCACCCTGCTGCTCGCCGCGGACGAGACGGCCGTTCCCGCTGTCGCCGTGATCCTTGAGGGGCTACCGGCGGATGCCACCGGGCACGTGTTCCTCGAGGTGCCGAGCGCCGGCGACGCGCTGCCGCTGACCGCGCCGGCCGGGGTGCAGATCACCTGGCTGCCGCGCAGCACCGACGATGGGCACGAGAATGAGCCGCTGCCATTCGGCGGCGCACTGGTTCCGGCCGTCACGGCGTGGGCCGACGCCTGGGCGGAGAGCTGCGCGCAGCCGGCCCCTGCCGCGGATGCCGCCGGCGAGGAGCCGGCCGCGGAGCCCGCCTCGGACGGCGAGTACGAGATCCTCTGGGAGGTGCCGGAGGAGTCCGAACCGGTCGGGGCGCCGGAGCAGCCGGCATCCGCCGATCTCTACGCCTGGATGGCCGGAGAGGCGGGCGCGATCACCGGGCTGCGCCGCCACCTCGTGCGCGAGCGCGGCGTCGACCGCAAGCAGGTCGCCTTCATGGGCTACTGGAAGCTCGGCCGTTCAGAGAACTAG
- a CDS encoding carbohydrate ABC transporter permease has protein sequence MATITTPPSLRPSSSTRAITRIVLIAAAVMFLAPVYWLIVSSTKSNPDLISSNGLLFAGNNIVENYTALMSWTQGNFWRWVGNSMLYSTVAGVLGTLVSVSAGYALAKFRMPGKAGIQLAILGGLLMPIALLTVPLYIFFNGLGLTNTIWAVIIPSCVSPFGVFLGRMFVDAGVPDELLEASRLDGSGEVRTFFTLVLRLIAPAMVTIFLFIFVATWNNFLLPLMMINSAELKPVTLGLYGMMSYFSPQYGAVLQGALLSVLPLVVLFFVLQRYWQSGLTAGAVKG, from the coding sequence ATGGCCACCATCACCACTCCCCCGTCGCTGCGGCCGTCGTCCTCGACCCGCGCCATCACCCGCATCGTGCTGATCGCCGCTGCGGTCATGTTCCTCGCCCCCGTGTACTGGCTGATCGTCTCGTCGACGAAGAGCAACCCCGACCTGATCTCCTCGAACGGGCTGCTCTTCGCCGGCAACAACATCGTCGAGAACTACACCGCGCTCATGTCGTGGACGCAGGGCAACTTCTGGCGCTGGGTCGGCAACTCGATGCTCTACTCGACCGTCGCGGGCGTGCTGGGCACCCTGGTCTCGGTGAGCGCCGGCTACGCCCTGGCCAAGTTCCGGATGCCGGGCAAAGCCGGCATCCAGCTCGCCATCCTTGGCGGCCTGCTCATGCCGATCGCGCTGCTCACCGTGCCGCTGTACATCTTCTTCAACGGCCTCGGCCTGACGAACACGATCTGGGCGGTGATCATCCCCTCCTGCGTCAGCCCGTTCGGCGTGTTCCTCGGCCGCATGTTCGTCGATGCCGGCGTACCGGACGAACTGCTCGAGGCCTCGCGCCTGGACGGCTCCGGCGAGGTGCGGACGTTCTTCACCCTCGTGCTGCGCCTGATCGCGCCGGCGATGGTGACGATCTTCCTGTTCATCTTCGTGGCCACGTGGAACAACTTCCTGCTGCCGCTGATGATGATCAACAGCGCGGAGCTGAAGCCGGTGACCCTCGGCCTGTACGGCATGATGAGCTACTTCAGCCCGCAGTATGGCGCCGTCCTGCAGGGCGCATTGCTCAGCGTTCTACCTCTGGTCGTGCTGTTCTTCGTGCTGCAGCGCTACTGGCAGTCCGGGCTCACCGCCGGCGCGGTGAAGGGCTAG
- a CDS encoding ROK family transcriptional regulator — MSGRVDQAEMRRANMSLMLRSLRSGDPRSRARLATETGLSKGTTSTLIADLVGLGLVREDERERTGAVGRPGTAIAIDGGRVFGVGMEINVDYLALTVVDLRGRTVHSAVAALDIASTPVSEVLDQLARLIEDAIRLARARGGQIVGIGIGAPGIVDLDSGSVRFAPNLGWHGVAVARELAARLGPAAPPIRLENDSKLGAVAEFSVRENQEIEDLLYLSADVGVGAGIVAGGRLMRGWSGFSGEVGHLPIGPQGVACPCGRTGCWELNVGLNAFLALAAEPGDVVHDRSVPLEERLRILRGRADSGDGRVLAALSAIATNLSIGLSVLVDVLNPRMIVLGGYFPSFSDFLIAPITAALEARRMDLGSSAILVGSKLGLTSAARGGAQLVLEDVFDDPTLASAV, encoded by the coding sequence ATGAGCGGGCGAGTAGACCAGGCCGAGATGCGGCGCGCGAACATGAGCCTGATGCTGCGCAGCCTGCGCAGCGGCGACCCACGCTCGCGTGCCCGGCTGGCGACGGAGACCGGGCTCTCCAAGGGCACCACCTCGACACTGATTGCCGATCTGGTCGGGCTCGGCCTGGTCCGCGAGGATGAGCGTGAGCGCACGGGTGCCGTCGGGCGCCCCGGAACTGCGATCGCGATCGACGGTGGCCGCGTCTTCGGCGTCGGCATGGAGATCAACGTCGACTACCTCGCTCTGACGGTCGTCGACCTGCGCGGCCGCACCGTGCACAGTGCGGTCGCCGCCTTGGATATCGCCAGCACCCCGGTCTCCGAGGTGCTGGACCAGCTCGCTCGGCTCATCGAGGACGCGATCCGCCTCGCCCGGGCCAGGGGTGGCCAGATCGTCGGCATCGGCATCGGCGCCCCCGGAATCGTCGACCTCGACTCCGGTTCGGTGCGGTTCGCGCCGAACCTGGGCTGGCACGGGGTGGCCGTCGCGCGGGAGCTCGCGGCCAGGCTCGGCCCGGCCGCCCCGCCGATCAGGCTCGAGAACGACTCGAAACTCGGCGCCGTCGCCGAGTTCTCGGTGCGCGAGAACCAGGAGATCGAGGATCTGCTCTACCTCTCCGCCGACGTCGGCGTCGGCGCGGGAATCGTGGCCGGCGGGCGCCTGATGCGCGGCTGGTCCGGCTTCTCCGGCGAGGTCGGGCACCTCCCGATCGGACCGCAGGGCGTCGCCTGTCCGTGCGGGCGAACCGGCTGCTGGGAGCTCAACGTCGGCCTCAACGCCTTCCTCGCGCTGGCCGCGGAGCCCGGCGACGTCGTGCACGACCGCTCGGTGCCGCTGGAGGAACGGCTGCGCATCCTGCGCGGGCGCGCAGACAGCGGCGACGGCCGCGTGCTCGCCGCGCTGTCTGCGATCGCCACGAACTTGTCGATCGGGCTCTCTGTGCTCGTTGACGTGCTGAACCCGCGCATGATCGTGCTCGGAGGGTACTTCCCCTCCTTCAGCGACTTCCTCATCGCGCCGATCACCGCCGCTCTCGAGGCGCGCCGGATGGACCTCGGCAGCTCGGCGATCCTCGTCGGCTCCAAGCTCGGGTTGACGTCGGCGGCGCGCGGCGGCGCGCAGCTGGTGCTCGAGGACGTCTTCGACGACCCGACGCTCGCCAGCGCCGTCTAG
- a CDS encoding Clp protease N-terminal domain-containing protein: MFERFSRSARAAVEDAVYEAVRRGDRRVGTDHLLLALLADEELAKLVGVDAAAAQDAVDRLDRSALAAVGVSLGEFQHTPVARSARHSASMSAGAKSVLRRSLAAAVSETARAITSRHLLLALLERDAPDPAAALLAALPVDRATLRERVAHAG, encoded by the coding sequence ATGTTTGAGCGATTCAGCCGCTCGGCCAGGGCAGCCGTCGAGGATGCCGTCTACGAAGCGGTGCGGCGCGGCGACCGGCGGGTCGGCACCGACCACCTGCTGCTCGCCCTGCTCGCAGACGAGGAGCTGGCGAAGCTCGTCGGTGTTGACGCCGCGGCGGCGCAGGACGCCGTCGACCGGCTCGATCGCTCCGCACTCGCCGCCGTCGGCGTCTCGCTGGGCGAGTTCCAACACACCCCCGTCGCCCGGTCCGCCCGGCACAGCGCGTCGATGAGCGCCGGCGCGAAGTCGGTTCTCAGGCGGTCCCTCGCCGCCGCGGTGTCCGAGACGGCACGGGCCATCACCTCCCGGCATCTGCTGCTCGCGCTGCTCGAGAGGGACGCCCCAGACCCCGCCGCCGCGCTGCTCGCCGCCCTGCCTGTTGACCGCGCGACCCTCAGGGAACGAGTGGCGCACGCCGGCTAG
- a CDS encoding ABC transporter substrate-binding protein: MGIAAAATMLFGVTACSTGTGTSGEEAAPAESITIDYLHRLPDGEGMTKVADIIAEWNTAHPGVQVTATKFDGKAAEMLTKLKADVKAGSVSCLAQLGYAEVPTMYTEGMLENVTDVAKDYVGNFSAGAVALMTVNGETVGLPQDTGPLVYYYNAAEFERLGLTVPTTADELAAATTAAAAAGKYAVAFQPDEAQYWLSGQTAAAGAAWFQAKDGKWSVDVSDAGTAKVASFWQGLIDSKSTLVANRWGDEFKQALVDQTLIGTIGAAWEAPLLAGDMAGSANEGQWAVVELPTFGATQMTGPDGGSGVAVMKGCAHPAEAMEFNNWFNTQIDPLVSQGLVVAAKGAMTTPDAIKSFYGGQDVFSVLAAANESLSPDFIYIPGFPAINGDMVKAADAAGQGTAPVSDIFAAAEKSAIAALESAGLPVAK, encoded by the coding sequence ATGGGAATCGCCGCAGCCGCGACAATGCTGTTCGGCGTCACCGCGTGTTCCACCGGCACGGGCACCTCCGGAGAGGAGGCAGCGCCGGCCGAGTCGATCACGATCGACTACCTGCACCGCCTCCCCGATGGTGAGGGCATGACCAAGGTCGCCGACATCATCGCCGAGTGGAACACCGCGCACCCCGGCGTGCAGGTCACCGCGACCAAGTTCGACGGCAAGGCCGCCGAGATGCTCACCAAGCTCAAGGCCGATGTCAAGGCCGGCAGCGTGTCCTGCCTCGCGCAGCTCGGCTACGCCGAGGTGCCCACCATGTACACCGAGGGCATGCTCGAGAACGTGACCGACGTCGCAAAGGACTACGTCGGCAACTTCTCCGCCGGCGCCGTCGCGCTCATGACGGTCAACGGCGAGACGGTCGGCCTGCCGCAGGACACCGGCCCCCTCGTCTACTACTACAACGCCGCCGAGTTCGAGCGCCTGGGCCTCACGGTTCCCACCACGGCCGACGAGCTCGCCGCCGCCACAACGGCTGCCGCTGCCGCCGGCAAGTACGCCGTCGCGTTCCAGCCCGATGAGGCCCAGTACTGGCTCTCCGGCCAGACGGCCGCCGCCGGCGCCGCCTGGTTCCAGGCGAAGGACGGCAAGTGGAGCGTCGACGTCTCCGACGCGGGCACCGCGAAGGTCGCCTCGTTCTGGCAGGGTCTCATCGACTCCAAGAGCACCCTCGTCGCGAACCGCTGGGGCGACGAGTTCAAGCAGGCACTCGTCGACCAGACCCTGATCGGCACCATCGGCGCCGCGTGGGAGGCCCCGCTGCTCGCCGGCGACATGGCCGGCTCGGCCAACGAGGGCCAGTGGGCCGTCGTCGAGCTGCCGACCTTCGGCGCCACGCAGATGACGGGACCCGACGGCGGCTCCGGCGTTGCCGTGATGAAGGGCTGCGCGCACCCCGCCGAGGCGATGGAGTTCAACAACTGGTTCAACACCCAGATCGACCCGCTCGTCTCGCAGGGCCTCGTCGTCGCCGCCAAGGGCGCCATGACCACGCCTGACGCCATCAAGTCCTTCTACGGCGGCCAGGACGTGTTCTCGGTGCTCGCCGCCGCGAACGAGTCGCTCAGCCCGGACTTCATCTACATCCCCGGCTTCCCGGCGATCAACGGTGACATGGTCAAGGCTGCGGATGCCGCAGGGCAGGGCACCGCGCCCGTGTCAGACATCTTCGCCGCCGCGGAGAAGTCCGCCATCGCCGCGCTTGAGAGCGCCGGCCTGCCGGTCGCGAAGTAG
- a CDS encoding Fe-S oxidoreductase, producing the protein MRALLLDSPISRLGYLYATLVGLVWGFIWSTGRVERHAGLFVFRGMPKWAFGRGGSCVGGCYLTDQNVTPDVIEHEAVHKRQWQRYGMLFPLLYLFAGRNPLKNRFEIEAGLEKGGYLPAARRPSGAAARPTAQRNARPSA; encoded by the coding sequence GTGCGCGCCCTCCTCCTCGACTCCCCCATCAGCCGCCTCGGCTACCTCTACGCGACCCTCGTCGGGCTGGTCTGGGGCTTCATCTGGAGCACCGGCCGCGTCGAGCGGCACGCGGGTCTGTTCGTGTTCCGCGGAATGCCGAAGTGGGCGTTCGGCCGCGGCGGCTCCTGCGTTGGCGGTTGCTACCTGACCGACCAGAACGTGACACCGGACGTGATCGAGCACGAGGCCGTGCACAAGCGCCAGTGGCAGCGCTACGGAATGCTGTTCCCGTTGCTCTATCTGTTCGCCGGACGCAACCCGCTGAAGAACCGCTTCGAGATCGAGGCCGGCCTGGAAAAGGGCGGCTACCTGCCGGCCGCGCGCCGCCCGTCAGGGGCGGCGGCGCGGCCGACAGCTCAGCGGAACGCCCGGCCGTCGGCTTAG
- a CDS encoding arginase family protein, with protein MSARAMRLADGAEAIRGDLPASATRTVEVPAESGDALGTGVRRFSALLGVRDRMLQTLSTVPDWALTIGGDCGVSLGAVEHAMRRSDGDLAVVWLDAHPDLNVPDTSPSGAFTGMVLRALCGEGELLPDAAHRLDPARLVLAGIRDVDPAESEFIDAKQIARVAAEHLEAPAPLLDAVRATGASRVYVHIDLDVLDPAVITGLANPLPFGLSLEQLTGTLTALRAEFPLAGATIAGFSPASPWTRRATCPPFCA; from the coding sequence ATGTCTGCGCGCGCCATGCGCCTGGCCGACGGGGCCGAGGCGATCCGCGGCGACCTGCCCGCCTCCGCGACGCGCACCGTCGAAGTTCCAGCCGAGAGCGGCGACGCCCTCGGCACAGGGGTGCGGCGATTCTCCGCCCTGCTCGGCGTGCGCGACCGGATGCTGCAGACGCTCTCGACGGTGCCCGACTGGGCGCTGACCATCGGCGGCGACTGCGGCGTATCGCTCGGCGCCGTCGAACACGCGATGCGGCGTTCCGACGGTGATCTGGCGGTCGTCTGGCTCGACGCGCACCCCGACCTGAACGTGCCGGACACGTCACCGTCCGGGGCGTTCACCGGTATGGTGCTGCGCGCCCTGTGCGGGGAGGGTGAGCTGCTGCCGGATGCCGCACACCGCCTCGACCCGGCCCGGCTGGTGTTGGCCGGCATCCGCGATGTCGACCCCGCCGAGTCGGAGTTCATCGACGCGAAGCAGATCGCCCGGGTGGCGGCAGAGCACCTCGAGGCCCCCGCGCCGTTACTCGACGCCGTGCGCGCGACCGGCGCCAGCCGCGTCTACGTGCACATCGATCTCGACGTGCTCGACCCGGCCGTCATCACCGGACTCGCGAACCCGCTGCCGTTCGGGCTGAGCCTGGAGCAGCTCACCGGCACGCTCACCGCGCTGCGCGCGGAGTTCCCCCTGGCCGGTGCCACCATCGCCGGCTTCTCCCCCGCCTCCCCCTGGACGCGGAGGGCGACCTGCCCACCATTCTGCGCGTGA